In Carassius gibelio isolate Cgi1373 ecotype wild population from Czech Republic chromosome B4, carGib1.2-hapl.c, whole genome shotgun sequence, one DNA window encodes the following:
- the LOC127956357 gene encoding probable methyltransferase-like protein 25 encodes MAFNDIPVDTLKRKINELKRFLSISLSISNAHTVDFYTRDVWSTFMCVNPEEVLCAVSSTQNSMRAIEDKENTTFGFCNASKKLVDISALLRAAKSHCLQGLGVCMQLEDLMQNLRLMTRDTTAGQSSDKAVTLDEFMNCKKAHEVQAMSEVVASLAKYCRVKQVIDVGSGKGYLCSYLSMRFNLQVFGIDSSSTNTHGAQERNRKLKKFSKAYQKPNKATRMQTLDSEDASIQHSRNFENSDGIRNFITEEKESFGARADSSSLSKQVTNDLSASDNAGECPLDLNDSDSGSSFLSMLSLDVTEDISPRVNHSQLSLEEREKRKRENLERKAREGRGNIRDDGLFSPLTSYVTAETELKTLITELEDAVLVGLHTCGDLAPSTLRMFGAKQELRAVCSVGCCYHLLSEEFDHDRQGCVDGVCGFPVSQYLKAQECFCGRNARMSACLALERVSAGGGLPMESLFYRAVLHVILRDHYDCFKSEKRVGNVYSKASSFVDYVRRALKKLDLDDTKLSDSDIQSYHEHYSPRMNEMVAFNMLKVILAPCIEGLILLDRLCYLKEQDNVSHSALVQLFDPLQSPRCYAVVGIKESTV; translated from the exons ATGGCATTTAATGACATACCCGTCgacactttaaaaagaaaaataaatgaactgaAGCGGTTTCTCTCCATATCATTAAGTATCTCAAATGCGCACACTGTGGACTTTTACACGCGTGATGTTTGGAGCACGTTTATGTGTGTGAATCCAGAGGAAGTGTTGTGTGCTGTCAGTTCCACACAAAACAGCATGAGGGCGATAGAAG acaaGGAAAACACTACGTTTGGTTTCTGCAATGCCTCAAAGAAGTTGGTGGACATATCAGCCCTGCTGAGGGCAGCGAAATCCCACTGTTTACAAGGTCTGGGGGTCTGTATGCAGCTGGAAGATCTGATGCAGAATCTGAGACTGATGACTAGAGACACTACTGCAG GACAGTCATCAGACAAAGCAGTAACACTGGATGAGTTTATGAACTGTAAGAAGGCCCATGAGGTGCAGGCAATGTCTGAAGTTGTGGCTAGTTTGGCCAAATACTGCCGAGTCAAACAG GTGATAGACGTGGGTTCAGGGAAAGGCTACCTGTGCTCCTATCTGTCCATGCGGTTCAACCTGCAAGTGTTCGGGATCGACTCCTCCAGCACCAACACACATGGAGCTCAGGAGAGGAACAGGAAACTGAAGAAGTTCTCCAAAGCTTATCAGAAACCAAACAAAGCCACTAGGATGCAAACTTTGGACAGCGAGGATGCGAGTATACAACACAGCAGAAACTTTGAAAACAGTGATGGCATCAGAAACTTTATTACTGAGGAAAAGGAAAGCTTTGGGGCTCGAGCGGATAGCAGTTCTTTATCAaaacaagtcaccaatgatttaTCTGCTTCAGATAATGCTGGAGAATGTCCATTAGACCTGAATGATTCAGATTCAGGAAGCAGCTTCCTCAGTATGCTGTCTCTAGACGTCACAGAAGACATCTCTCCCCGCGTCAACCACAGCCAGCTGAGTCTGGAGGAaagagagaagaggaagagagagaatcTGGAGAGGAAAGCTCGAGAAGGAAGGGGGAACATCAGAGACGACGGCCTGTTTTCCCCTCTGACCTCATATGTCACCGCAGAAACTGAGCTCAAGACGCTGATCACAGAGCTGGAG GATGCAGTTCTGGTTGGTCTGCATACGTGTGGAGATTTGGCCCCCAGCACTCTGAGGATGTTCGGGGCCAAACAGGAGCTGCGCGCCGTTTGCAGTGTGGGCTGCTGCTACCATCTGCTCTCTGAAGAGTTTGATCATGACAGACAGG GGTGTGTTGATGGTGTGTGTGGTTTCCCTGTGAGTCAGTATCTGAAGGCTCAGGAGTGTTTCTGTGGTCGAAATGCCAGGATGTCAGCGTGTCTC GCTCTGGAGAGAGTGTCTGCTGGAGGAGGG CTGCCTATGGAGTCACTTTTTTATCGGGCGGTTCTTCATGTTATTTTACGAGATCACTACGATTGCTTTAAAAG TGAGAAACGTGTTGGGAACGTGTACTCCAAAGCCTCGTCGTTTGTGGACTATGTCAGACGAGCGCTTAAGAAGCTGGATCTGGATGACACCAAA CTATCTGACAGTGACATACAGAGCTATCATGAACACTACAGCCCCAGAATGAATGAGATGGTGGCTTTCAACATG TTGAAAGTCATTTTGGCTCCCTGTATAGAGGGTCTCATCCTCCTTGACCGACTTTGCTACTTGAAAGAGCAG GACAATGTGTCTCATTCAGCGCTGGTCCAGCTCTTTGACCCTCTCCAGTCCCCGAGATGTTATGCAGTTGTTGGTATAAAGGAATCTACAGTCTGA